A genome region from Deinococcus seoulensis includes the following:
- a CDS encoding WD40 repeat domain-containing protein: protein MNAPIRAVAVLSVLLSPLAAPAAGLSLASPQGVFLTGPVNVSGARLLPGGGVVVCLGARLSVLDGAGAALRSVPTGADCAGLSVSPDGTLALTTTQAGGSGEEGSAGVVSVWRLADGARTTQLSVPQLAGAGFNGPRSVLIGSARGTEQLDLPSGTRRPLGTQGVTFLTTSADGTHAVVGRDRRVQLLDARTAAVLSGHVCDDTCPVGTVGFSADGRSAAVQAGTQLIALRENYPSTVVARDAGQVAGVPLRDGTVLTLEGAPGSGELQRRDLLTGRREKTLTVPGGPVQPTQVTADGQLLSVTAGGLSVGTADQPAARRISLPARVTGGGTDPATGRAASLLGGALSVNGQVIAPQVWAVQTMNRATWLLAADGSGGLSLRQLDGGKVRTVAPAGTATQLSVNHWGNVAAVWNDDRLSVVSQKTGKVTATLAAPGLLGAARVTLSPDATRAFVLPARGDGFVALLDSGKRFALPVAPGRRAADVQISGRGVLAFTAPDGTTDLYQPGNRVPYATVSAAPPARTVSSARFSPDSALLAVPARDERGWRVDLVNAATGRVDARTPVLADPPSFIAWAADSRSLTLGAGRLDRLESVTVFPLAD from the coding sequence GTGAACGCCCCCATCCGCGCCGTTGCCGTGCTGTCCGTCCTGCTGTCCCCGCTGGCCGCGCCGGCCGCCGGGCTGAGCCTCGCCTCACCGCAGGGTGTATTCCTGACCGGCCCGGTGAACGTGAGTGGCGCGCGCCTGCTGCCGGGCGGCGGCGTGGTCGTCTGCCTGGGCGCGCGTCTGAGTGTCCTGGACGGTGCGGGCGCGGCGCTGCGGAGCGTCCCGACCGGCGCGGACTGCGCGGGCCTGAGCGTCAGCCCGGACGGCACGCTGGCCCTCACGACCACGCAGGCAGGCGGCAGTGGGGAAGAAGGCAGCGCGGGGGTCGTCAGCGTGTGGCGACTCGCGGACGGCGCGCGGACCACGCAACTCAGCGTCCCGCAGCTGGCCGGGGCGGGCTTCAACGGGCCGCGCAGCGTCCTGATCGGCAGTGCACGCGGCACCGAGCAACTCGACCTGCCCAGCGGCACGCGCCGCCCGCTGGGCACCCAGGGCGTCACGTTCCTGACCACCTCGGCCGACGGTACGCACGCCGTGGTGGGCCGTGACCGCCGCGTGCAACTGCTGGACGCCCGCACGGCCGCCGTCCTGTCCGGGCACGTCTGCGACGACACCTGCCCCGTCGGGACCGTGGGGTTCAGCGCGGACGGCCGCAGCGCCGCCGTGCAGGCGGGCACGCAACTGATCGCGCTGCGCGAGAACTACCCCAGCACGGTCGTCGCGCGTGACGCGGGGCAGGTCGCGGGCGTTCCGCTGCGTGACGGCACCGTCCTGACCCTGGAAGGCGCGCCCGGCAGCGGCGAACTGCAACGCCGCGACCTGCTCACGGGCCGCCGCGAGAAGACCCTGACCGTGCCCGGCGGTCCCGTGCAGCCCACCCAGGTCACCGCCGACGGCCAGCTCCTGAGCGTGACGGCCGGCGGCCTGAGCGTCGGCACGGCCGACCAGCCCGCCGCGCGGCGCATCTCTTTGCCGGCGCGCGTGACGGGCGGCGGGACGGACCCCGCCACCGGCCGCGCCGCGTCCCTGCTGGGCGGCGCCCTCAGCGTGAACGGTCAGGTCATCGCGCCGCAGGTGTGGGCCGTGCAGACCATGAACCGCGCCACCTGGCTGCTCGCCGCCGACGGTAGCGGCGGCCTGAGTCTGCGCCAGCTGGACGGCGGGAAGGTCCGCACGGTCGCTCCGGCCGGTACCGCCACGCAGCTCAGCGTGAACCACTGGGGGAACGTGGCCGCCGTCTGGAACGACGACCGCCTGAGTGTCGTCTCGCAGAAGACCGGGAAGGTCACCGCGACCCTCGCTGCGCCCGGCCTGCTCGGCGCGGCCCGCGTGACCCTGTCGCCCGACGCCACCCGCGCGTTCGTCCTGCCCGCCCGTGGCGACGGGTTCGTGGCCCTGCTGGACAGCGGGAAACGGTTCGCGCTGCCCGTGGCGCCCGGCCGCCGCGCCGCCGACGTGCAGATCAGCGGCAGGGGCGTCCTGGCGTTCACCGCCCCGGACGGCACCACCGACCTGTACCAGCCGGGCAACCGCGTGCCCTACGCGACGGTCAGCGCCGCCCCGCCCGCCCGGACCGTCAGTTCCGCCCGGTTCAGTCCGGACAGCGCCCTGCTGGCCGTGCCTGCCCGTGACGAGCGGGGCTGGCGCGTGGACCTCGTGAACGCCGCGACCGGCCGGGTAGACGCCCGCACGCCCGTCCTGGCCGACCCGCCCAGCTTCATCGCCTGGGCTGCCGACAGCCGGTCCCTCACGCTCGGCGCGGGCCGCCTCGACCGCCTGGAGAGCGTCACGGTGTTCCCCCTGGCCGACTGA